A genomic window from Nocardioides sp. BP30 includes:
- a CDS encoding siderophore-interacting protein, whose protein sequence is MSQRSPEGGGARGARGARGGRPDRPQTVLVVTGREQLTPGMVRVRFEAADKEVFAAGFGPSAYTDRYVKMSFPQPDGSDIVRTYTALEPDVEGGTVAIDFVVHGTEGIAGPWAAAVEPGQRIAVRGPGGAYSPDPTADWHLLACDESGLPAVRAALAALPAEAQGYAVVHVPDAAHRQELTAPAGVQVSWVTSTEPGALVDAVRALPWRAGRVHAFVHGEAEAVMHGIRPYLVKERALPRADLSISGYWRRGRTEEGFRAWKQELAAAEG, encoded by the coding sequence ATGAGCCAGCGCAGTCCCGAGGGTGGTGGCGCCCGCGGCGCCCGCGGCGCCCGCGGCGGCCGCCCCGACCGGCCGCAGACGGTGCTGGTCGTCACCGGCCGTGAGCAGCTGACCCCCGGCATGGTCCGGGTCCGCTTCGAGGCAGCTGACAAGGAGGTGTTCGCGGCCGGCTTCGGCCCGAGCGCCTACACCGACCGCTACGTCAAGATGAGCTTCCCGCAGCCCGACGGCAGCGACATCGTGCGCACCTACACCGCGCTCGAGCCGGACGTCGAGGGCGGCACCGTGGCGATCGACTTCGTGGTGCACGGCACCGAGGGCATCGCCGGCCCATGGGCGGCCGCGGTCGAGCCCGGACAGCGGATCGCCGTCCGCGGCCCGGGTGGCGCCTACAGCCCTGACCCGACCGCCGATTGGCACCTGCTGGCCTGCGACGAGTCGGGCCTGCCGGCGGTGCGCGCCGCGCTGGCGGCGCTGCCCGCCGAGGCCCAGGGGTACGCCGTGGTGCACGTGCCCGACGCCGCGCACCGGCAGGAGCTCACGGCGCCGGCCGGCGTGCAGGTCAGCTGGGTGACCTCGACCGAGCCGGGAGCGCTGGTCGACGCCGTACGTGCGCTGCCGTGGCGCGCCGGGCGGGTGCACGCGTTCGTGCACGGCGAGGCCGAGGCCGTCATGCACGGCATCCGCCCCTACCTGGTCAAGGAGCGGGCTCTGCCGCGCGCCGATCTGAGCATCTCCGGCTACTGGCGCCGCGGTCGCACCGAGGAGGGCTTCCGGGCCTGGAAGCAGGAGCTCGCCGCCGCCGAGGGCTGA
- a CDS encoding 3'(2'),5'-bisphosphate nucleotidase CysQ, whose amino-acid sequence MSSFTAPPTAEVLADDHLLAAWLADAAGKRLLEVRTEGLEGKALKDAGDRAAHDLLVQLLAAYRPDDAVLSEEGKDDKARLQADRVWIVDPLDGTREFSEPPRADWAVHVALWTRTGPDAGDLSAGAVAQPALAGAVEPSTFHTGAAPQVPPRTSDRIRIAVSRSRPPAFVEALAAELDAELVPMGSAGVKMISVVRDLTDAYVHAGGQYEWDSAAPVAVARAAGLFTSRVDGSPLRYNQDDVYLPDVIVCRPELADRILAFIEKNGTGA is encoded by the coding sequence ATGAGCTCCTTCACCGCCCCGCCGACGGCCGAGGTCCTGGCCGACGACCACCTCCTCGCGGCCTGGCTGGCCGATGCCGCCGGGAAGCGGCTGCTCGAGGTCCGGACCGAGGGGCTGGAGGGGAAGGCGCTCAAGGACGCCGGCGACCGGGCCGCGCACGACCTGCTCGTGCAGCTGCTGGCCGCCTACCGTCCCGATGATGCGGTCCTCTCCGAGGAGGGCAAGGACGACAAGGCGCGCCTGCAGGCGGACCGGGTGTGGATCGTCGACCCCCTCGACGGCACCCGGGAGTTCTCCGAGCCGCCGCGTGCGGACTGGGCGGTGCACGTGGCCCTGTGGACCCGTACCGGTCCCGACGCCGGGGATCTCAGCGCGGGGGCGGTCGCGCAGCCGGCGCTGGCCGGCGCCGTCGAGCCGAGCACCTTCCACACCGGCGCCGCGCCGCAGGTGCCGCCGCGGACCAGCGACAGGATCCGGATCGCGGTGAGCCGCAGCCGGCCGCCGGCCTTCGTCGAGGCGCTCGCCGCCGAGCTGGACGCCGAGCTCGTGCCGATGGGCTCCGCCGGGGTGAAGATGATCTCGGTCGTGCGAGACCTGACCGATGCCTACGTGCACGCCGGCGGCCAGTACGAGTGGGACTCGGCCGCGCCGGTCGCGGTGGCCCGGGCCGCGGGGCTGTTCACGAGCCGGGTCGACGGCTCGCCGCTGCGGTACAACCAGGACGACGTCTACCTGCCGGACGTGATCGTGTGCCGCCCGGAGCTGGCCGATCGGATCCTGGCGTTCATCGAGAAGAACGGAACCGGCGCATGA
- a CDS encoding sortase domain-containing protein yields MALVPVSAAAAASGHLASSRTGAEAGHPGWWPSAAKTVAIASDGTPEDARLTIPRIGIHHLRVVAYRGRTDDAPGTRIQNRGIAASPYGSGGAVGPGGIGNYEITAHRTAHGGVFRRTPSLPKGAHLYVDAGGWRYVYRVVRTRWVDFRSAKSLKRQRAAVPGSPGATAHRGWLTLSTCATPEDRAAGNFWTDRLGNPQHRIDKIAVLVRREPHPAG; encoded by the coding sequence GTGGCGCTCGTCCCCGTGTCCGCCGCGGCCGCCGCGAGCGGCCATCTCGCGAGCTCTCGCACGGGTGCCGAGGCGGGGCATCCGGGGTGGTGGCCGTCGGCCGCCAAGACCGTCGCCATCGCCAGCGACGGGACGCCCGAGGACGCCCGGCTGACCATCCCGCGGATCGGCATCCACCACCTGCGGGTGGTCGCCTACCGGGGGAGGACCGACGACGCCCCGGGGACGCGGATCCAGAACCGCGGCATCGCCGCCAGCCCGTACGGCAGCGGCGGAGCGGTCGGGCCGGGCGGGATCGGCAACTACGAGATCACCGCCCACCGCACCGCCCACGGCGGCGTCTTCCGGCGGACGCCCTCGCTCCCGAAGGGCGCCCACCTGTACGTCGACGCCGGCGGCTGGCGCTACGTCTACCGGGTGGTGCGCACCCGCTGGGTCGACTTCCGCTCCGCGAAGTCCCTCAAGCGTCAGCGCGCCGCCGTCCCGGGCAGCCCCGGCGCCACCGCGCACCGCGGCTGGCTCACGCTGTCGACCTGTGCGACCCCCGAGGACCGCGCCGCGGGCAACTTCTGGACCGACCGGCTCGGCAACCCGCAGCACCGGATCGACAAGATCGCGGTATTGGTGCGGCGGGAGCCGCACCCCGCCGGCTGA